Sequence from the Ectothiorhodospira sp. BSL-9 genome:
GGGCCCGGCGCAGCAGCACGTGGCTGTCCAGGGGTTTGAGGCCCTGGCTGGCGCCCAGGGCGCCGGCCCGCTTGAGTGCCGCCATCTCCGCCAGTTGCTGACCCCGCAGGCCTTCCGTGAGCGCCCCCAGGGGGTGCACGCGCACGCCGCAGGCCTGTTTGGCGCGACGGTGGATCAGTTCGATCTGGGCCGGGGAATCCACCGGCGGGTCCGTGTCCGGGGGACAGATGAGGGTGGTGATGCCGGCGCTGGCGGCGGCCCGGGTTTCGGAAGCGATGGTGGCCTTGTTCTCGAACCCCGGCTCGCGCAGGCGCGCCGCCAGATCCACCAGCCCGGGCAGCACCCAGCGGCCCCGGGCATCGATACGCCGATCGGGGTTGAAGCCCTCCGGCGCGACGCCCAGTGCAACGATCCGCTCTTTTTCGATGAACAGATCCATCACTTCATCCAGGCCCTGGTGCGGATCAATGACCCGGCCCTGTTCGATCAACAGCTTCATTGCGATGCCCCCTGGTTGACGCTGCCCCCCATGATCATGGACATCACGGCCATGCGCACGGCGATCCCATAGGTCACCTGCTTGAGGATGACGGACTGTGGTCCGTCCGCCACCCGGGAGTCGATTTCCACGCCCCGGTTGGCCGGGCCGGGGTGCATGACGATGGCCTCAGGTGCGGCCAGGGCCAGGCGCTCCTCGTTCAGGCCCCAGAGCTGGAAGAACTCATGCTCGGAGGGCAGCAGGCCGCTATCCATGCGCTCGCGTTGCAGTCGCAGCATGATGATCACGTCCACATCCTTGAGGCCGGCGCGGATGTCGTGGAAGACATGCACACCCAGTTCCTCCACAAAGGCTGGCAGCAGGGTGCGGGGGGCGATCACCCGCACCTCGCCAGCGCCCAGGACGTTAAGTGCGTGGATCTGGGAGCGGGCCACCCGCGAATGCAGGATGTCACCGACAATGGCCACTCGCAGGGCAGAAAAATCCCCCTTGTGGTGGCGGATGGTGAACATGTCCAGCAGTGCCTGGGTAGGGTGGGCATGACGACCGTCGCCGGCGTTGAGCACGCTCACGTGCGGTGCCACGTGCCGGGCGATGAAGTGGGCGGCACCGCTGTCGGCGTGACGCACCACGAACATGTCCACCAGCATGGCCTCCAGATTGCGCAGGGTGTCCAGCAGGCTTTCGCCCTTCACCGTGGCCGAGGTGCTGATGTTGATGTTGAGCACGTCGGCCGACAGGCGTTTGGCGGCCAGTTCGAAGGTGGTACGGGTGCGGGTGCTGGCCTCGAAGAACAGGTTCATCACCGTCTTGCCCCGCAGCAGGGGCACCTTTTTCACCGTCTGGGCGTTCACGCCCAGGAAGGATTCGGCGGTGTCCAGGATCTCGGTGATCAGGGGCCGGGAGAGCCCCTCGATGGTCAGCAGATGGCGCAGCCGACCCTGGTCGCCAAACTGCAGCGACGGGGGAAGTGGCCCCGAGGTGGCTGGAGCAGGGGGGGTGGGCCGGGCCTCCGTCATGATGATGCCTCCAGTTGCACGATATCCAGATGCAACGGCGCGGGGCCGCGCAGCTTCACTTGTTGGTCCGGGTTCAGCTTCAGGTGTTCCCCCACCACCTGGGCCTGGATGGGCAACTCTCGTCCGTCGCGCTCCACCAGCACCACCAGGGTGACCGAGGCGGGCCGGCCATAATCGAAGATCTCGTTCATGGCGGCGCGGATGGTGCGGCCGGTGAAGAGCACGTCGTCCACCAGCAGGATGTGCCGGTCTTCCACCGAGAAGGGGATGGAGGAAGGTTTCACCTGGGGGTGCATGCCGATGCGACTGAAGTCATCCCGGTAAAAAGAGATGTCCAGTCTGCCCAGTGGGGCCTCCAGCTGCAGGCGGGACTGCAACTGCTCGGCCACCCAGACACCGCCGCTGTGAATGCCCACCAGGCCGGGGTCGGTGATGCCCTTGTCCGGCAGGCGGTGACGCAGTTCGTCGGCCATGCGGTCCAGGAGCTGTTTGACGTGTTCAGTCATGGGAGGTCTCTTGGGAAAGCCAGTGTTCCAGGAGCACCGCCGCCGCTACGGCGTCGATGTCCTCCTTGCGAATACGCCCGCGGCGTCCCTCGCGGCGCCAGTCCTTGAGATGGGATTCGGCCGCGGCGGAGGTGAATTGTTCATCCACCGGGCGCACCTTCAGCCCGTAGCGGGCACGCAACCGGTCAGAAAAGGCCTGGATACGCCGGGCCAGGGGATGCTCGGTGCCATCATCCGTTTCCGGCAGACCCACCACCAGCAGCTGGGGCTGCCACTCGCGCACCAGGGTGTCCAGGCGGGCCCATTCGGGGATGCCGTTGCGGGCTGGCAGGGTCTCCAGGGGGGCGCTGGTGCCGG
This genomic interval carries:
- the pyrR gene encoding bifunctional pyr operon transcriptional regulator/uracil phosphoribosyltransferase PyrR — protein: MTEHVKQLLDRMADELRHRLPDKGITDPGLVGIHSGGVWVAEQLQSRLQLEAPLGRLDISFYRDDFSRIGMHPQVKPSSIPFSVEDRHILLVDDVLFTGRTIRAAMNEIFDYGRPASVTLVVLVERDGRELPIQAQVVGEHLKLNPDQQVKLRGPAPLHLDIVQLEASS
- the ruvX gene encoding Holliday junction resolvase RuvX is translated as MPEQRSKPANTGPATSGTVLGLDYGERRIGVAVGNGLTGTSAPLETLPARNGIPEWARLDTLVREWQPQLLVVGLPETDDGTEHPLARRIQAFSDRLRARYGLKVRPVDEQFTSAAAESHLKDWRREGRRGRIRKEDIDAVAAAVLLEHWLSQETSHD
- a CDS encoding aspartate carbamoyltransferase catalytic subunit, with protein sequence MTEARPTPPAPATSGPLPPSLQFGDQGRLRHLLTIEGLSRPLITEILDTAESFLGVNAQTVKKVPLLRGKTVMNLFFEASTRTRTTFELAAKRLSADVLNINISTSATVKGESLLDTLRNLEAMLVDMFVVRHADSGAAHFIARHVAPHVSVLNAGDGRHAHPTQALLDMFTIRHHKGDFSALRVAIVGDILHSRVARSQIHALNVLGAGEVRVIAPRTLLPAFVEELGVHVFHDIRAGLKDVDVIIMLRLQRERMDSGLLPSEHEFFQLWGLNEERLALAAPEAIVMHPGPANRGVEIDSRVADGPQSVILKQVTYGIAVRMAVMSMIMGGSVNQGASQ